In the Silene latifolia isolate original U9 population chromosome 1, ASM4854445v1, whole genome shotgun sequence genome, ctcgagttgggttatgtttATCGGATTTGGATGCCCTTTAGAATTTGAAATTCGTGTCAGTTCTCTTTTCAGGGGTGTCTAAGGCCCCGGGCAACCACAGGCGTGGGAACCGGGCCTCCGGTTTTGGTCACCGGATTTAAAAACTTCATTGATGAAATTCGATACAAACCTCGAAGTATAATATACTCTTGCATTCatatttggggcctcattttATTATTTCGCACCGTGCCTCCATTTGTTTTAAGACGCCCTTACAGTTTCTGTTAATCTATTTGAATTTATTGGATGATTTTGATGAGAAATTGGGCTGTATTGGCGCGTTTCTTACGTGTTTGAGCTAGAGATTTGTTTGTATGAATATTTCGCCATCCATGGTTGGCTTTGCGACTTTTAGCTATCAGCTATGTACTTGTATGAATATTTCGCCATCCTATTGTTGTTAGGAGCATGCATGGGAGTTCACCCTGTGACGTTTGCCATCTATCCACCAATTCCTAGCGACATGGCCAAATTACTGAAGTACAGCTGAGTGAATTTTAGGAGTGCTGTTTTATGTGCCTTACGGGCTCCCCGTGTTGCTCTGTCTATAGTTTTTTCGCTCAACTGATAGCGTACTTCTTTTACAatacagttagtcttgctgaagacgggtcggagcaagtgacgggtaatgccactcacaaaacggataagggagacaaggtgggggcacccccatgtgcttccctctctcctctatttgggtcatttgtgagaggaaatggtatccgtcactccggagtgacggatatgtgccgtcttcaatgagattttgtgtttacaATAATGCTTGGTTGTCGATTTACATCAGAGTCTAGGTATAAgattattttgcttgcttagtgTTGGATGTCAACTATTAGCCCTCAGCCCCTCATATCCTCCCTTCTGCAATTCGGGTTTATGATAATATGATCAGTTGATTTTACGTAATTAGCTCAGGATTATTAATAAACTCTTAACGGACCATTAGTCATGACTTTGTTTCTTATTAAGTTCCGCTTCACTTTTGATTCTGACTTGAGACTTTGTTTTGATTTTGCTACAGGTAGAAGGAAAGACAGTCAAGGCACAGATATGGGACACAGCTGGTCAGGAGCGTTACCGGGCAATTACTAGTGCTTACTATAGAGGAGCTGTTGGTGCTCTCCTCGTGTATGATATAACAAAGAAGCAAACATTCGATAATGTGCAAAGATGGCTCCGTGAGTTGCGAGACCATGCCGATTCTAACATTGTCATTATGATGGCCGGAAACAAGTCAGATTTAAAGCATCTTAAAGCTGTATCTGAAGAAGATGGACAAGCATTGGCCGAAAAGGAAGGCCTGTCATTTCTCGAGACCTCTGCATTAGAAGCAGTTAACATCGAGGAAGCTTTTCAAACAATATTGACAGAAATATATCACATTACAAGCAAGAAAGCATTGGCGGCACAAGAAGCTTCTGGCAATGTTCCTGGTCAAGGTACAACCATCAATGTTGGGGGTGCAGCCGGGAATCAGACGAGAACGTGTTGCTCCTCTTGATAAGTCGATGTATCTTCTGCAGTGGATTTCATGTTTAGCATACAAGAGGATAGGCAGAGTCAGGCTTCTCTTCTTCCTCTGTTTTCTTTTTCCTATAtttttttatctttattttttgGGGGACTATATCTGTAGAATACTCTGGTTCATTAAGTTGTGATGAAAAGTCTGTGAAAGTAGAAAAAAACTAAAATTATTGTTATTAATTCAGAAAATGGTCCATTCATTTGTTGCTACTTTCTTTGTATTCGAATGACTTCACCTACCCGTGTCAGACATTGGATGCTCTAACACGAGTCTGAGTCGTGTGACACTTCATTTTGAGCGACAAATATGAAAATTTTCCGCAAACTATCAAATCTAGGGCTTGGACAAgcacttggaaattgaagaagAGCAATAATAGCAATAATCTGCAATTCAACAGTTATTCCTGCTCAATCTGAACAGTAACATGATGAATGCGATACGATTTTTCACATAATTGTCTTATGGAATGGAGAGTTTCTTTGGAGTCAACTCCAATCTCCAGCATTACATGGCAAGACATTACAGTTTTCCCAGCTGTTATAGACCAAACATGAAGATCATGAACCTCAAAGACACCTTTTAGGCTTCTGATCCCATGCCTGAGCCCGACAACATCGATTTCTCTAGGTGTCCTCTCCATCAATATACCCAGCACATTTCCCAACATGGGTATTGTGCTTATCAAGCCGATTATTGAGAAAACCGAGGTGCATAGAAGATCAATTACTACCCAATTCGGCTTTGCCCAAATAACTGCGCCACTAATCATCACCCCGACTGACTGTATCATATCGGTCAATACATGTAAGTAAGCTCCCTGAAGATTAATGTTCATTGCATTAGTCTTTGGATATGGACTCGAAACTAGCTTTCCTGTCTCTTCTTCCTTTTCCTCAGTTtcatgattatgatgatgatgctggtggtggtggtgatgatggtgatgatgatgatgcgaGTGATCATGCCCGAGCCATGTAATCATAACAACATTGATAACAAATCCGAAAGCAGCAACTGAGAACATCACTTTCCCATCAATTACTTCACTGTCATGAAGAATTCTGTGAACAGCTTCATACATTAGCATTCCAGAGATGAGCCAGATGAGCTGTATCGACAGTAAAGCCGCCAAAACTTCAATACGATGAAACCCAAATGACTGATACGACGTAACATTCCAGCCAGCAGCCCAAACCGCAAACAGCGAGATGGCAAACCCTGCAACGTCGCTGAACATATGCGCCGCGTCTGTCAGAACTGCCAGACTGTTGGATTTAATGCCTCCTATAATTTCTATTGCCATGGCAAGTGCATAAAATATGATTAACCCTGCAAGTTTTTTGGTTGAATTTGATCTTTTTTCTACTTCTGCTTGATTATTTTGATCAGAAAATGAGCAAACATATCCACATGCTACATTTCCTAGAATAGATGATGCAGCATTTATCTCTAGGGAGCTTGAATTTCCTCCTATCTCATTCATGATTTTCTCTACTGATTTTGTATCTTGTATTGTACAGTACCTAAAAATCAACATTGTAGCAAGATTACCTTATCTGAGATTCATAAAATGGACTGCTTATGTTACTTCGACAATTTAGTTTGCTGACGACAAAACACTTCGAcaatttagtttagttaaaagaaAACTGTTTCATATCCGGTACTTTAGTCACGTGTTAAAGTAACATAGGTGACATACACATATTAGACAATGAATTTTATGTGACCTGATTTATTTACTGTACTTCTTTTATTAATCGTGATGAGAGCGACAATTGATAAGGGATATATTTTTGTAGTAACTTTAACAAATAAGGTAACCGATATCTCTGTTCTATTTTTTTCGTGAGGATAGACATGGTGCTTACATAAAGGGACTTTAAACCATTCATTTGTATTACAGAGAGTATGATTTATGAGTGTATTCATACGACATTTTTTGTATTGTCGAAAACCCTTAAATTAGAAATTCAAATTATAatgaaactaattatttatcaaaAATGTACACAAAGCATATGATCTTTTTCTGGGTAGCTATTCATTATCATCATTAGATTAAGACGAATATGTTTCCAGCTTTATCCTAAAATATTAAAGATAATATTCTATGCAAATGATTTGATATGTCAATTATAATAACTCATattataaacaaacaaaacaaacatgtTTTACTCGTCAAAATAGATTAACAAAATAAATAGATAATTACCTGGAGTTTCTAAATCATAATATCTTCTTTTTAATGTTTTTGATAGAATTCTTGGTTGAGAGCATTTTAATGCAGCATAAACGACATACTCGATAATATACGTAGTATTTACGACAACAAAAATGTTGCATTCCAAATGACTTTCAGTATCCTCAACAACAAAATGGTCATGCAAATGATATTTTTCCAGAAATGTTGGATTTGTTGAGCATTTCAAACATGTTTTTCTCTATATTCatctaatttttttttccttttttcgtaAATATAAAGaacgtgcattttttttttttttttttgattaggtaagaaaactagattgatcctctaggctaggaccaacctatctcatcctttcgaatgagggaggtaagttgaagccaccggctatcaaaccacctcggaagagttggacatgaatgtccaacagaagccatgaagtcagcaaccttgttggcttcacgaaagcaatgtttaattatcacttcatcgaaaaaatgaaggtctaatttcacatccttgataatactagaaatttcccacggaatttgccaagtacctcgaatcgagttaaataacacataagttatcaccctccacaattaactttgagattcctaagtatttagctgctaaaataccttcttttaaaacaagtgcttccgcaacaaggatactattggatccacacatttttgctcccaacaaaacaaaacgactttaccattgtgatctcttatagaatatcctaaagcagctttattaccttctattctcgatccgtcaaaatttagctttaggaaaccgtttgtaggtttttcccaccaaatctcttccttactagaattgtttctagctgactcttcaacctcgggattgttgagatctttaaatctagtcacattccatgtcttagtgctattattacataaagtaataagtttgctgatacttaaattaacattattaaagacaatatcatttctatggaaccatgcattccaccaaataaaaataatctttataaagtcatcttttggaattaaatccttgagataattaagtttcgttagaaaactttgacttgtaatagtgccataatttgacaaaaactcgttgaaactaataatgttcaggtcttggatgacagacccaatcaagggacattcgtaaaagaaatgatatttgttttcaataggattgttgcacagaacacaatgaggtgggacatcaatatgactcttgagaagtctacttttTGTTGGAAGGCCGTCAACATAAGCTTTCCAacgaaaaaatttcaatttaggaggaatattcaatttccaaatccaatgaaattcacatttgtcaagagcttgatcgaacaaCCCTTGTGCTAACCAAGTTGCTATTTTGGTAGAAaaatttccatctacggacaacccccaaatgagggtgtctggaatatcattatgtggcactgaaatgttagtaatctgattaacaatatcgttattcactaaacTGGATAATTTACAAATATCCCATTGCTTGTCagaggttatgaaatctttaaccaaaagattaagatcacggttattatcatcatcaaccatactgcttgtaagtgggtgtgaaaaaacccaattatcagaccaaaacttaatgttgctaccattacctacctgccatctcagtccttttctaaatagagtccgaagactcattagtttacgccattgccaagaagaggctgcattaggcttatgatcaaagagtaaacaatttctcaaatattttttagataccactttgacccatatactttccttatccataagaattttccataaaagtttcatttgaagagctttattagctgcttcagaagatttaattcctaaaccaccaactgactttggtaaacaaactttatgccaaccaaccAAATTAGGAGAACGTTGGGGAGGATTCTTATTCCAAAGAAAGTCTCTATTAATTTTATCTAATCTATTATGGATCgatgaagggaggaggaagctttgcatctgaaaagttcccttcgcagctaaattagcattgacaagaactagtctacctgcttgagataaagaattcgctttccatttcgataattgagtgCAAGAAGATTGAACAATGTTCTATTGATAGATTATTATATTTCCtaattttctccttttttttttataaaatgtaaGAATATGTTCCATACTCTTTTAAAAACATCATAGTGCAACTACATATTTACTACAGTACATACATAAAATGATATCATTTCAAATAATCCACGAATTTACCAAACCCATATGTAATTAATTCCGATAATTGGATGATAATTGGATTTAATAACCGAACTTTTTCTACTAAATTTGCGAATCATATTATAATACTATCATCTACATCTGATTAACCACTCTCAAATATTTTTCGTCATAAATTCACTTCTCCTGATTCTCAAACCGACCCAAATACTTCATCAAATCCAAATTATTATCTCAAATAACTAGGTAATCAAATAATCAACTCAATCTTTCATTTCCCATTCTAGTTCCTAAGACAATTATTTTGCTAGTCTAATTCTTTTCAATCCATCTATCTATAAATCTTATTAAAAAGCTACCTTGAAATGACCAATTAAAGCCATGTAGATAAAGCCACATAGGATAAAGAAATGTCACGCACACATCTATCTATATAAAGACAAACTTTTGCCATGTAATTTACACGTGCCGCTATGAAATGCTAACAAAAACTACGTATTTACCTTGGAGGTCATTCCAATTCTCCCTCACTGATGATAAAGTCAATGGTAATTAATTGCTGATGAACATGGAAGAGCAATAGTCCAATTGATAATGATTATTGTCATTCAATATTTTAATTAGTAGTTCATGGTTTTATTACGAGTAGTAACTAATTACATAGTGAGGCGAAAAGGCAGTAACGGATTAAGAAGAGTAATACAAAAGATAAGCAAATACTTTCCCCACTGATGATCCACATCATCATTACATTTATAAATACAATGAGCTACGTTACCAATTGCACCTTTATATAGTACTACAATGTTCTCAAGTATGTTCTCAAGTTTGCCATGGGTTAGAAAAATGGTAATTTTAAAGGTAATTTTAATCTTACTTCAATTCTTTTTCTTATAGACCAAATATTCTTTTATAGATTTACTTTTACTTGAAACTGGttatatttcactaattaatttcTTTTACATAgattttcaattttaattttgacatttgttttgtttatttGCTTTTTTCTCAGTAGTTTTGACACATGGGCATTAGTTCGACAATTTGCTGGAGTAACATGTTTCAACGACACTTCACAATGGAAGGTATATGCGGTGAAATTTCAATATCACCATTTAAGTTGATTCATACATGGAAATCATATTCATATATCTACAAATTCAATATAGTagctattttatttttgttttccaCTTTGGTCTGCGCCTTTAGCCGCACCAATTAGTTTACGCTTTTATCAGTTATGGAGTATATGATTATATATCTTGCATTGGTTGTTAGGCTGCAGCAATATGATCTCTTATAGAGTGTAATCTTTTTAAATTACTGTCTTTTAACAAACACTTGCCGCAACTAGAGCTATTCACAAAATATATGGCATATTATAGAGGTGGCAAACAATGACATGACACGATACggaattaacgggtttgggttgagacttAATGATCCATTTATGTAAGTGTGTCGACACGAACAcaacacgatatttaattgggttgggtctgagttgagctctctaaacacgaacccgacacgaatgacctgtttactaaattaatcctaatttttcttgatcctGCATCACAGGTTGGATAGTTGGGTGCAGTCTTAAGAGAGGGCGATGAAAAAGAGAGGAAGCATTACACACTAATAAGTAATACACATCTATGCTTATAATGAAATGCATGGATTTGGCCGAAACAAGAGTACAATCTCTTGCAAACCACTTCTGTTAGATCTATTTCTTACTGAATATTTGTTTTGACTATGCTAATGAGTAATGACGCACATTACGGCTTTTTAACTAGACATTTTGATACGTAGTATAATACATTTTGATATGAAAACATGAGTGAATTCAAATCCATGTCTAAAGTTCACTGATGGTCTCTAAATATTTTATTCTGGCACTTTTGCATGTTCGCCTAACACTTTTATATCAAAACTCGAACACAATTGCTGGCTAGAATATATACAACGCGAGTGATTTGCTGAGATTTTGACTAAACAAGTCAACAATCAGATAAATCTGGTCGATTTCATAAATCATCTACATAAACAGCAAGTCAGCAATAAAATGGTGATTTGAACAAGATTTCTACTTTGATGTTTTCGATTATAATCCTTTGCCAACAAACTAAATTTTTATAGGAAACTTCAAAATGAagccgtgcaatgcacgggtaaCAAAACTAGTTCTAAGTTTAAAACGGATATACACCATCTTTCATTTCCCATTCTAGTTCCTAAGACAATTATTTTACTGGTTTAATTCCTTTAACCCGTCATAAATTTAATTGTGACGgcgacggataccgtttcctctcataaaatacccattaagaggtgagtgggaaacacatagggggtgccccaccttgtcccctctccctttttgtgagaggtcacaaacttgtgacgggattagcctgTCACAAGCAAAACTAGCTGAAAACAAGCCAAATAAGAACCCGACTCCTTCACAACTCAAATTATCTTTTTTCCAAAGTTTCCCTCAAttttttcatttcccccaaatc is a window encoding:
- the LOC141617009 gene encoding metal tolerance protein B, with translation MNEIGGNSSSLEINAASSILGNVACGYVCSFSDQNNQAEVEKRSNSTKKLAGLIIFYALAMAIEIIGGIKSNSLAVLTDAAHMFSDVAGFAISLFAVWAAGWNVTSYQSFGFHRIEVLAALLSIQLIWLISGMLMYEAVHRILHDSEVIDGKVMFSVAAFGFVINVVMITWLGHDHSHHHHHHHHHHHQHHHHNHETEEKEEETGKLVSSPYPKTNAMNINLQGAYLHVLTDMIQSVGVMISGAVIWAKPNWVVIDLLCTSVFSIIGLISTIPMLGNVLGILMERTPREIDVVGLRHGIRSLKGVFEVHDLHVWSITAGKTVMSCHVMLEIGVDSKETLHSIRQLCEKSYRIHHVTVQIEQE
- the LOC141617028 gene encoding ras-related protein Rab2BV-like, with the protein product MASRVDHEYDYLFKIVLIGDSGVGKSNILSRFTRNEFCLESKSTIGVEFATRTLQVEGKTVKAQIWDTAGQERYRAITSAYYRGAVGALLVYDITKKQTFDNVQRWLRELRDHADSNIVIMMAGNKSDLKHLKAVSEEDGQALAEKEGLSFLETSALEAVNIEEAFQTILTEIYHITSKKALAAQEASGNVPGQGTTINVGGAAGNQTRTCCSS